From Halodesulfovibrio aestuarii DSM 17919 = ATCC 29578, the proteins below share one genomic window:
- the rplJ gene encoding 50S ribosomal protein L10 produces MNRSEKAAIIERLKEKAEGASIAVVTDFKGLPVEEMTVLRSDLRNADGEYHVVKNTLARIAVTGGDHEVLADTFKENTGIALGFEDPVAVAKAVVDFAKKSKHLVVKHASLEGKLLTEAQLGELAKLPGKQQLLGMALGTMNAVPTNFVGLFANILRNFLYALNAIRDQKEAA; encoded by the coding sequence GTGAACAGGTCTGAAAAAGCCGCCATTATTGAGCGCCTGAAAGAAAAAGCAGAAGGTGCTTCTATTGCGGTTGTGACTGACTTCAAGGGCTTGCCGGTGGAAGAGATGACCGTGCTCAGAAGTGACCTTCGCAATGCAGATGGTGAATACCATGTTGTGAAGAATACTCTGGCTCGCATCGCAGTCACCGGTGGTGATCATGAAGTTCTCGCTGATACATTCAAAGAGAACACTGGTATCGCCCTTGGTTTCGAAGATCCCGTTGCAGTTGCTAAGGCTGTCGTTGATTTCGCTAAGAAGAGCAAACACCTCGTTGTTAAGCATGCTTCTCTTGAAGGCAAGCTTCTCACCGAAGCTCAGCTTGGTGAACTCGCAAAGCTCCCTGGCAAGCAGCAGTTGCTTGGTATGGCGCTTGGCACAATGAACGCCGTTCCAACAAACTTCGTTGGCCTTTTCGCCAACATTCTGCGCAACTTCCTCTACGCTCTGAATGCTATCAGAGATCAGAAAGAAGCTGCATAA
- the rplL gene encoding 50S ribosomal protein L7/L12: MSVTKEQVVEFISNMTVLELSEFIKELEETFGVSAAAPVAAVAAAPAEGGAAAEEKTEFDVILKAAGGNKIAVIKAVRALTGLGLKEAKEAVDSAPKALKEAVSKEDAEAAKKALEEAGAEVEVK, from the coding sequence ATGTCCGTGACCAAAGAACAGGTTGTAGAATTTATCTCTAACATGACCGTACTCGAACTTTCTGAATTCATCAAAGAACTCGAAGAAACCTTTGGCGTTTCCGCTGCAGCTCCAGTAGCAGCAGTAGCAGCAGCACCTGCAGAAGGTGGCGCAGCAGCTGAAGAAAAAACCGAATTTGATGTTATCCTCAAAGCTGCTGGCGGCAACAAAATTGCTGTTATTAAAGCAGTTCGCGCTCTCACCGGTCTTGGCCTCAAAGAAGCTAAAGAAGCTGTAGATAGCGCTCCTAAAGCTCTCAAAGAAGCAGTATCTAAAGAAGATGCTGAAGCTGCTAAGAAAGCTCTTGAAGAAGCAGGCGCAGAAGTAGAAGTTAAATAA